In Gimesia benthica, a single window of DNA contains:
- a CDS encoding ribonuclease H family protein: MGYLIGMDEAGYGPNLGPLVITASLWEVPGEPRAFDFWSALESVVSNSRPRRNSELLHVADSKEVHSSAKGLGPLERSTFPFLQMVNDADQVDSLGKLWRLLIASPTHLDAIQEHPWNGDDRFALPTAVETEGTRDSQQKLQTALDAAGIKLKALCSEIVLPERFNHLCREYGSKGVMLTRLCMQLLTRVWDRNSDEPTLIIGDKHGGRNRYDEYLDEILDGEMIFRVEESTARSIYRVGATEIRFQTKAEAHFPVAVSSMVCKYTREVMMELFNQFWSEHVPDIKPTKGYPVDARRFKSEIAAAQAELEISDQILWRGQ, from the coding sequence ATGGGTTACCTGATTGGCATGGACGAAGCAGGCTATGGTCCGAATCTGGGACCGCTTGTGATTACGGCCAGTTTATGGGAAGTCCCCGGGGAACCGCGCGCCTTCGATTTCTGGTCGGCACTGGAATCCGTGGTTTCCAACAGCCGTCCCCGCCGTAATTCTGAATTGCTGCACGTCGCCGATTCCAAAGAAGTCCACTCGTCTGCCAAGGGACTGGGGCCGCTGGAACGTTCGACCTTTCCTTTTCTGCAGATGGTCAATGATGCCGACCAGGTGGATTCGCTGGGAAAACTCTGGCGGTTATTGATCGCTTCTCCCACGCATCTGGACGCGATTCAGGAACATCCGTGGAACGGAGACGACCGGTTTGCACTGCCCACGGCCGTCGAAACTGAGGGGACGCGCGACTCACAACAGAAGCTGCAGACGGCACTGGACGCAGCTGGCATCAAGCTTAAGGCACTCTGCTCGGAGATTGTGTTGCCCGAGCGGTTCAATCATTTGTGCAGAGAGTATGGCAGCAAAGGAGTGATGCTGACGCGGCTGTGTATGCAGCTGCTGACACGCGTCTGGGATCGGAACAGTGATGAGCCCACGCTGATCATTGGAGACAAGCACGGCGGGCGAAATCGCTACGATGAATATCTGGATGAGATCCTGGATGGCGAAATGATCTTCCGCGTAGAAGAGTCGACAGCACGGAGTATCTATCGTGTGGGGGCCACAGAGATTCGCTTCCAGACCAAAGCCGAGGCGCATTTTCCGGTCGCGGTTTCCTCCATGGTCTGCAAGTACACCCGCGAAGTGATGATGGAACTGTTCAACCAGTTCTGGTCGGAACATGTGCCTGACATCAAGCCGACGAAAGGCTATCCGGTTGATGCACGACGCTTCAAAAGTGAAATCGCGGCAGCCCAGGCTGAACTGGAGATTTCCGACCAGATTCTGTGGCGTGGTCAGTAA
- a CDS encoding succinylglutamate desuccinylase/aspartoacylase family protein — MSSLPPIESTVITGQQPGPHLLILGGVHGDEYEPMAAIRKLITLIKPAEFSGKVTLVPVLNQPAYERCQRCGPDELDLARTFPGALDGSITEQIAHQATQLIQSADYLIDLHTGGVISDLAPFSGYCLHSDPAILETQRTMARAFGLPVVWGTTATLEGRSLSAARDANVPAIYAEWGGGSQCNATAVSGYASGCLQVMSALGMRNEPVPEQPIQYEIEDNRDQSGHLQLHNSAPVSGFFEPAIQLMDTVQAGDTLGTICSPLGDEVTSIKASQTGVVLGIRTLPYVKQNEWLVVILETDHSAS; from the coding sequence ATGTCGAGTTTGCCTCCCATTGAATCGACTGTCATCACAGGCCAGCAACCCGGACCGCATCTGCTGATCCTCGGCGGCGTACACGGCGATGAATACGAACCCATGGCCGCCATTCGCAAACTGATCACGCTGATCAAACCCGCTGAATTCAGCGGCAAAGTCACGCTGGTGCCGGTACTGAATCAACCCGCATACGAACGCTGCCAGCGCTGTGGTCCGGATGAACTGGACCTGGCCCGCACTTTTCCCGGCGCGCTCGACGGTTCCATCACCGAGCAGATTGCCCATCAGGCCACGCAGCTGATTCAGTCAGCCGATTATCTGATCGACCTGCACACGGGAGGCGTGATTTCTGACCTGGCCCCCTTCTCCGGCTACTGTCTGCACTCCGATCCAGCCATCCTGGAAACGCAACGCACGATGGCCCGCGCTTTCGGACTCCCCGTTGTCTGGGGCACGACCGCCACGCTGGAAGGACGCTCCCTGTCTGCCGCTCGCGACGCGAATGTGCCTGCGATCTACGCCGAATGGGGAGGCGGCAGCCAGTGCAACGCCACCGCCGTCTCCGGTTATGCCTCCGGCTGTCTACAAGTAATGTCTGCCCTCGGCATGCGGAACGAACCCGTTCCCGAACAGCCAATCCAGTACGAGATCGAAGACAACCGCGATCAGAGTGGCCACCTGCAACTGCATAACAGTGCCCCCGTGTCGGGCTTTTTTGAACCAGCGATCCAGTTAATGGATACCGTTCAGGCAGGAGACACACTGGGAACCATCTGCTCGCCGCTGGGAGATGAAGTCACCAGCATCAAAGCCAGTCAGACCGGCGTGGTTCTGGGAATCCGCACGCTCCCCTATGTGAAGCAGAACGAATGGCTGGTGGTAATCCTCGAAACCGATCACAGCGCCAGTTGA
- a CDS encoding peptidylprolyl isomerase, whose product MSSPRRHSFTYLLCLALLGLSAGQPLRAAAAEEVLATVNGQPVTEGDLSFALLSRGITDAPPALRQQLLEQLVNQRLIQEFLKAQKIEVPPKQLDESVVKVENFIRKKGDNPQQVLGKMGFTPEKLRAAIALPLAWNLYARQEITPEKMQAYFNAHREELDGTRVEASQILLKLSPDASATEIDQAKQKLLDLRKQIQSGKLTFAEAAARHSQAPSKTEGGKLVTSAYRGKMPLVFTRQVFPLKEGEISDPFQSPFGMHLITLNKKHPGQFSLEDVRGELFQTLSHELYDQTLQKLRSTAKIDWKTEPNS is encoded by the coding sequence ATGTCATCGCCGCGCCGTCACTCGTTCACATACCTCCTCTGCCTGGCTCTTCTGGGCCTCTCCGCAGGACAACCGCTTCGCGCTGCAGCAGCCGAAGAGGTACTCGCGACCGTCAATGGCCAGCCAGTGACCGAGGGCGACCTCTCATTTGCCCTGCTCTCACGTGGCATCACCGACGCACCGCCGGCTCTCCGTCAGCAACTGCTGGAGCAGCTGGTCAATCAACGTCTGATCCAGGAATTTCTGAAAGCGCAGAAAATCGAGGTCCCGCCGAAACAGTTGGATGAAAGTGTTGTCAAAGTCGAGAACTTCATCCGCAAGAAAGGCGATAATCCCCAGCAGGTACTCGGAAAAATGGGCTTCACTCCCGAAAAGCTCCGCGCCGCGATCGCCCTGCCGCTGGCCTGGAATCTCTATGCCCGACAGGAAATCACGCCGGAGAAAATGCAGGCCTATTTCAACGCTCATCGTGAAGAGCTGGATGGCACCCGCGTCGAAGCCAGTCAGATTCTTCTGAAACTCTCCCCCGACGCTTCCGCCACTGAAATCGATCAAGCGAAACAGAAACTGCTGGATCTGCGGAAGCAGATCCAGTCCGGCAAGCTGACCTTCGCCGAAGCCGCCGCCCGGCATTCGCAGGCCCCCAGCAAAACAGAGGGAGGCAAACTGGTCACCTCCGCGTATCGGGGAAAAATGCCGCTGGTCTTCACCAGACAGGTCTTCCCCCTCAAAGAGGGTGAAATCAGTGACCCCTTCCAGTCCCCCTTTGGCATGCACCTCATCACGCTGAATAAGAAACACCCTGGCCAATTCAGTCTGGAAGACGTGCGCGGCGAACTCTTTCAGACGCTCTCCCACGAACTCTACGATCAGACGCTGCAGAAACTGCGTTCCACGGCCAAAATTGATTGGAAGACCGAACCAAATTCCTGA
- a CDS encoding N-acetylglucosamine kinase → MTGLQSRQLVLGIDGGGTKTAATLAVVSDDQNFHVVGRGTAGASNLNVVGLDAAAGELQRAVERAFQSAGAEPHIVSVLCMGMAGAGRPAEQHAWAEWAMQNQIAEEVVVVTDAETVLAAGTPAGTGVALIAGTGSLAFGKGADGTQTRAGGWGYLLGDEGSGYQLAIAAIKAILRAVDGRGPETVLQSRFLKALNLNAPEELIGYLYQDPGDRGRIARLSGFVFEAAMDEDAVARSIVDQGAQELSELVLAVAQRLHFKADAYALALTGGILLHQRDYRVSLLERLAEQQLAPATIECVEDPSVGAVRIAVRLLG, encoded by the coding sequence ATGACCGGATTACAGTCCCGACAACTGGTACTGGGCATCGACGGTGGTGGCACCAAAACCGCGGCAACTCTGGCTGTAGTTTCTGACGATCAGAATTTTCACGTCGTTGGACGGGGCACGGCGGGGGCTTCCAATCTGAACGTGGTGGGCCTGGATGCGGCTGCCGGTGAATTGCAACGGGCGGTCGAGCGGGCCTTTCAGTCTGCTGGCGCAGAACCGCACATAGTGTCTGTACTCTGTATGGGCATGGCGGGAGCGGGACGACCAGCCGAGCAGCATGCCTGGGCGGAATGGGCGATGCAGAATCAGATCGCGGAGGAAGTGGTCGTGGTCACCGATGCCGAGACGGTATTGGCAGCGGGAACTCCGGCAGGAACCGGTGTGGCATTGATTGCGGGAACCGGTTCGCTGGCTTTCGGGAAAGGGGCCGACGGTACTCAGACGCGCGCCGGGGGCTGGGGATATCTGTTGGGGGATGAAGGGAGTGGCTATCAACTGGCGATCGCGGCGATCAAGGCGATCCTGCGGGCGGTTGACGGACGGGGGCCGGAGACAGTTCTACAGTCACGATTTCTCAAGGCCTTGAATTTGAATGCACCCGAGGAGCTGATCGGTTATCTCTACCAGGACCCGGGAGACCGCGGTCGGATCGCCCGGCTGTCAGGTTTTGTGTTTGAAGCCGCTATGGATGAGGATGCGGTGGCCCGTTCGATTGTGGATCAGGGCGCGCAGGAACTGTCTGAGCTGGTACTGGCGGTGGCGCAGCGGTTGCATTTCAAAGCAGACGCCTATGCACTGGCGCTGACCGGTGGGATATTGTTGCATCAACGCGATTACCGGGTCTCTCTGCTCGAACGCCTGGCAGAGCAGCAACTGGCTCCCGCAACCATCGAGTGCGTTGAAGATCCGAGCGTAGGGGCTGTGCGGATTGCCGTCCGACTGCTGGGATAA
- a CDS encoding YCF48-related protein has product MLIFNRRNTDITLSVLFLQGLLALCLLASPVSLQADTGTGAAGSPLLDDANLHAVQFLGSKTGWAVGDRGVIRKTVDGGQSWQFVPSPVDCPLRHICFVTDQIGWIAGGGTAPYGHLNQGVLLFTKDGGQTWTELIQKRLPRLHYVRFFGMQQGVVVGDTSVQHATGVFKTEDGGQTWQDITGHEADGYRSAAFFDEETGVVAGNRGHLTLVGGGAVMPPRFPPQGLRGIQNINVPLTSPGWMAGDGAMLRKTTNRGLVWEMPAGALPDPLKDFTDFKAVEVRGDRIWVVGDPGSVVWHSRDGGRTWHQQWTGQSIPLSSIDFVDDQIGYAVGALGTILRTSDGGMTWQSNHADARRVALMCVHAQPEQISFEMLSKYAGDQGYRSMVMLPIRRDLGPEGPRFQDLDLRLGEAVVSVGASVGRQDWRFPVDIPELEQNADRLIAEWNKHTEGRLAAVTLSRFVSQLRTWRPDVLIIDQPQGKDAASTLMKDAMLQAVRYAADGSRYLEHREQAGLNPWKVKKVFLRLPPGSSGHVSVEADEYLARLGLTAATAASSGKQILGKEVTGEESRFVYRQIDVDAVEGTGAPSVISGGSLFAGIGIAPGSAARRKLSEINVEDEERNRKLAERQRNLKAIAAKLITDPQYSAQLVSHLKTMTQGMSERQAALQLEQLAQQYIDHQDLEKAEATCQELVEQYPRQPEAVRAMLWLFQLWSSEEIAWQRNKNVPVERSRSTNSPGQVTDQVQNASQFSDPSTNSLLETVRQVGQLNTGAPENWRTQTAENWKKQALAAVHWFQKYAPAFYETPEVQIPLASLYRLIGSHGKADDIFRNYHTPAANESWKKIAKAENWLLHPASAPPRPVYLCKFTKTRPILDGVLSDECWQSADELHLSANPAENGGDPDAIGANPLDRPFVLMSYDREYLYVAASIPVRDELEYPAAPDSGRTYDADLQRQDRLAFAFDIDRDYTTYYQLEVDHRGWTRDSCWIDQSWNPRWYVAREKDKRHWRTEFAIPLQELVPQTQLKRSTWGFSVVRILPAIGLEGWNYPLTTSPRPDTFGLMKFE; this is encoded by the coding sequence ATGCTGATTTTCAACCGCCGGAATACTGATATCACCCTGAGCGTGCTGTTCCTGCAAGGTCTGCTTGCGCTCTGTCTGCTGGCTTCGCCTGTCTCGTTACAGGCAGACACAGGAACCGGGGCGGCAGGTTCGCCTCTGCTCGACGATGCCAATCTGCATGCGGTGCAGTTTCTGGGTTCCAAAACCGGTTGGGCGGTCGGCGATCGGGGCGTGATTCGCAAGACTGTCGACGGCGGACAGAGCTGGCAGTTTGTGCCGAGCCCCGTGGATTGTCCTCTGAGACATATCTGTTTTGTCACCGATCAGATCGGCTGGATCGCCGGTGGAGGGACGGCCCCTTACGGTCATTTAAACCAGGGCGTTCTGTTGTTTACCAAAGACGGAGGCCAGACCTGGACCGAGCTGATCCAGAAGCGATTACCGCGCCTGCATTACGTGCGGTTCTTCGGCATGCAGCAAGGGGTCGTGGTGGGAGACACCTCGGTCCAGCATGCGACCGGCGTTTTCAAAACAGAGGATGGTGGCCAGACCTGGCAGGATATCACAGGTCACGAAGCGGACGGCTATCGCAGTGCCGCCTTCTTCGATGAAGAGACCGGAGTCGTGGCCGGCAACCGGGGACATCTGACCCTGGTCGGGGGTGGCGCCGTCATGCCGCCACGCTTTCCACCACAGGGGCTGCGCGGCATACAGAACATCAATGTCCCGTTGACTTCACCGGGCTGGATGGCCGGCGATGGCGCCATGTTACGAAAAACGACCAATCGGGGACTGGTCTGGGAAATGCCTGCAGGGGCGCTGCCCGATCCCTTAAAAGATTTTACCGATTTCAAAGCCGTCGAAGTCCGCGGTGATCGTATCTGGGTCGTCGGCGATCCCGGATCGGTGGTCTGGCACTCCAGAGACGGAGGCCGGACCTGGCATCAGCAGTGGACGGGACAGAGTATTCCCCTCTCATCGATTGATTTTGTCGACGATCAGATCGGCTATGCAGTGGGGGCACTGGGAACCATCTTACGGACAAGCGACGGCGGTATGACATGGCAGTCGAATCATGCGGATGCCCGTCGTGTGGCACTGATGTGCGTGCATGCCCAGCCCGAACAGATTTCGTTTGAGATGTTGAGTAAATATGCGGGCGATCAGGGTTACCGCAGTATGGTCATGCTGCCGATTCGTCGTGACCTCGGACCGGAGGGGCCCCGATTTCAGGATCTCGATCTGCGACTCGGCGAAGCGGTCGTCAGTGTCGGGGCTTCTGTGGGACGACAGGACTGGCGTTTCCCCGTCGATATTCCTGAGCTGGAACAGAATGCAGATCGCCTGATTGCAGAATGGAACAAACATACGGAAGGTCGGCTGGCTGCGGTCACGCTGAGTCGCTTTGTGTCGCAGCTGCGTACCTGGCGGCCCGACGTGTTGATCATCGATCAGCCCCAGGGAAAGGATGCCGCGTCCACTCTGATGAAAGATGCGATGCTGCAGGCAGTCCGTTATGCCGCCGATGGATCACGATATCTGGAACATCGGGAGCAGGCGGGGTTGAATCCCTGGAAGGTTAAAAAGGTCTTTCTGCGCTTGCCGCCGGGAAGCTCGGGACATGTCTCGGTTGAGGCAGACGAATATCTTGCACGTCTGGGCCTGACGGCTGCGACCGCGGCTTCGTCTGGAAAACAGATTCTGGGCAAGGAAGTCACCGGCGAGGAAAGTCGCTTTGTGTATCGTCAGATCGATGTGGACGCCGTTGAGGGAACGGGGGCACCATCCGTGATTTCGGGGGGGAGCCTGTTTGCGGGGATTGGTATCGCACCGGGTTCCGCGGCTCGTCGAAAACTGTCAGAGATTAACGTCGAAGATGAAGAACGTAATCGGAAGCTGGCTGAACGTCAGCGGAACCTGAAAGCGATCGCTGCGAAGCTGATTACGGATCCCCAGTATTCCGCTCAGCTGGTATCACATTTGAAAACGATGACACAGGGTATGTCTGAACGACAGGCAGCGTTGCAGCTGGAGCAGCTGGCTCAGCAATACATCGATCACCAGGATCTGGAGAAAGCCGAAGCGACCTGCCAGGAACTGGTCGAGCAGTATCCGCGTCAACCGGAGGCCGTGCGGGCGATGCTCTGGCTGTTTCAGCTCTGGTCGAGTGAAGAGATCGCCTGGCAGAGAAATAAAAATGTACCCGTGGAACGCAGCCGGTCGACCAACTCACCCGGACAGGTGACCGACCAGGTACAGAACGCCTCACAGTTTTCGGATCCTTCAACGAACTCATTGCTGGAGACCGTGCGGCAGGTAGGTCAGCTGAATACAGGGGCGCCCGAGAACTGGCGGACCCAGACTGCTGAGAACTGGAAGAAGCAGGCCCTGGCGGCGGTGCACTGGTTCCAGAAATACGCGCCCGCTTTTTATGAGACGCCGGAAGTGCAGATTCCCCTGGCGTCGCTGTATCGTCTGATCGGTTCGCATGGCAAGGCCGACGATATTTTCCGTAATTACCACACTCCCGCAGCGAACGAGTCGTGGAAGAAGATTGCCAAGGCGGAAAACTGGTTACTGCATCCGGCCAGTGCCCCGCCACGTCCGGTGTATCTCTGTAAATTCACCAAGACGCGACCGATCCTGGACGGCGTGTTGTCCGATGAATGCTGGCAGTCTGCGGACGAACTGCACCTCTCCGCGAATCCTGCGGAAAACGGGGGAGACCCGGATGCGATTGGTGCCAACCCGCTGGATCGTCCCTTTGTGCTGATGTCTTATGACCGGGAATACCTGTATGTGGCCGCCAGTATTCCTGTCAGAGATGAACTGGAATATCCCGCGGCTCCCGATTCGGGGCGGACCTACGATGCGGATCTGCAGCGGCAGGATCGCCTGGCTTTCGCGTTTGATATCGATCGGGATTACACGACTTACTATCAGCTGGAAGTCGATCACCGCGGGTGGACGCGTGACAGCTGCTGGATTGATCAGAGCTGGAATCCCCGCTGGTACGTGGCGCGCGAGAAAGACAAGCGGCACTGGCGGACCGAGTTCGCGATTCCATTACAGGAACTCGTACCACAGACACAGCTCAAACGCAGCACCTGGGGCTTTTCGGTCGTGCGGATTCTGCCCGCCATCGGTCTGGAAGGCTGGAATTACCCCCTGACGACGTCTCCCCGTCCCGATACGTTCGGGCTGATGAAGTTTGAATAG
- a CDS encoding SDR family NAD(P)-dependent oxidoreductase: protein MNPQPVAMITGAAGGIGGETAVRFAERGYDCVLLALPSEDLNPITKRIEDAGRQYMICTGDLADLAYAESAVEQCISAWGRIDVLVNNAAWREITTMRKIELASWEQTLRVCLTAPAFLSRWCAAHMEARGEGVIINVSSIQSQMAAGISPAYVAAKGALDSLTYELATLYGPAGIRVLSVNPGAIDTAMGQDIAVDQQATATKIRQASEDMIPLRRWAHPREIAHSIVMLAGEDASYLTGTSVTIDGGWKQQCSPYSVKQLQIPDQFPED, encoded by the coding sequence ATGAACCCGCAACCGGTTGCCATGATCACAGGAGCCGCGGGAGGCATCGGCGGTGAAACCGCCGTCCGCTTTGCCGAACGGGGCTACGACTGCGTCCTGCTTGCCCTCCCCTCGGAGGACCTCAACCCCATCACCAAACGCATCGAGGATGCAGGCCGTCAATATATGATCTGCACCGGTGACCTCGCAGATCTGGCGTATGCAGAATCTGCCGTCGAACAATGTATCTCCGCCTGGGGACGCATTGATGTGCTGGTCAATAATGCCGCCTGGCGGGAAATCACCACCATGCGGAAGATCGAACTCGCCAGCTGGGAACAGACCCTGCGTGTCTGCCTGACCGCCCCCGCGTTTCTCTCACGGTGGTGTGCAGCCCACATGGAAGCCCGCGGAGAGGGAGTGATTATCAACGTCTCCAGCATCCAGTCTCAGATGGCAGCCGGTATCAGCCCGGCTTACGTCGCAGCCAAAGGGGCCCTCGATTCGTTGACCTATGAACTGGCCACGCTCTACGGCCCCGCGGGCATTCGGGTGCTCAGCGTCAATCCCGGCGCGATCGACACGGCGATGGGACAGGATATCGCCGTTGACCAGCAGGCCACCGCCACGAAAATCCGCCAGGCTTCCGAAGACATGATTCCTTTACGACGCTGGGCACATCCGCGGGAAATCGCCCACAGCATTGTCATGCTGGCCGGAGAAGACGCCAGCTATCTCACCGGAACCTCCGTCACCATCGACGGCGGCTGGAAACAGCAATGCTCCCCCTACTCGGTAAAACAGCTGCAGATACCCGATCAGTTCCCGGAAGATTAG
- a CDS encoding sodium:solute symporter gives MNIAIGNIDLIILGLYLAGVVWFGSWVGGKQKDLSDYLLGGKTLPWWAILGSIVATETSTVTFLSVPGIAYQPDGNLQFLQLPLGYIVGRFLVILFLLPLYFRGEIFSAYEVFKKRFGGKTERLASLTFIVMRTLADGLRLYLTALVLEKVVGIPISACVVVIGIGTIIYTCLGGMKSVVWNDCLQFVIYIAGALFAFYIILEALPGGWTDYQQFAVANHKWTMFDFQWDLSQTYTFWAGLVGGMFLSMATHGADQLMIQRYLGARNQRDAARALGFSGFVVFLQFALFLLLGIGLAAFYQSFPPATPFEKPDEVFATFIIDNLPKGIKGLTLAAVFAAAMSTLSSSLSSTTSALVNDFYLPLTSRKKQQSELVALSRVFTVLFGLAQIFVGIASQSIESSVVGNVLAIAGISTGLILGIFFLATFSQRASQASALLGFLVGLATVLYVAFIIKGTVAWPWYTLIGATTVFAVGIATSRFFPATEPADSETTE, from the coding sequence GTGAACATCGCCATCGGAAATATCGATCTGATCATTCTGGGACTCTACCTGGCAGGCGTTGTCTGGTTCGGGTCCTGGGTGGGCGGCAAACAGAAAGATCTGTCCGATTATCTGCTCGGCGGAAAAACGCTACCCTGGTGGGCCATCCTCGGCTCCATCGTGGCCACAGAGACCAGCACCGTTACCTTCCTGAGTGTGCCCGGCATCGCTTATCAGCCGGATGGTAACCTCCAGTTCCTGCAGCTTCCCCTGGGTTATATTGTGGGACGCTTCCTGGTGATCCTGTTTCTGCTTCCCCTCTATTTCCGGGGTGAAATCTTTTCCGCTTACGAAGTCTTCAAAAAACGGTTCGGCGGCAAAACCGAACGCCTGGCCTCGCTGACCTTTATCGTGATGCGCACCCTCGCGGATGGACTCCGTCTGTACCTGACCGCGCTCGTGCTGGAGAAAGTGGTCGGAATTCCCATCTCTGCCTGCGTGGTCGTCATCGGCATCGGCACGATCATTTACACCTGTCTGGGGGGGATGAAATCGGTCGTCTGGAACGACTGCCTGCAATTCGTAATCTATATCGCCGGCGCGCTCTTCGCGTTCTATATCATTCTCGAGGCACTCCCCGGGGGATGGACCGACTATCAACAGTTCGCCGTGGCGAATCACAAATGGACCATGTTCGATTTCCAATGGGACCTCTCTCAGACTTATACTTTCTGGGCCGGTCTGGTCGGCGGCATGTTCCTCTCTATGGCCACCCATGGTGCCGACCAGCTGATGATCCAGCGGTACCTCGGTGCACGCAATCAGCGCGATGCGGCCCGGGCGCTCGGCTTCAGTGGCTTCGTGGTCTTCTTACAGTTCGCCCTGTTCCTGCTCCTCGGCATTGGCCTGGCGGCCTTCTACCAGAGTTTTCCGCCAGCCACGCCGTTCGAAAAGCCCGACGAAGTATTCGCCACCTTCATCATCGACAACCTGCCCAAGGGGATTAAGGGGCTCACGCTGGCCGCCGTCTTCGCAGCCGCAATGTCGACCCTCTCCAGTTCCCTCAGTTCGACCACCAGTGCCCTGGTTAACGACTTTTACTTACCGCTGACCTCCAGGAAAAAACAGCAGTCCGAGCTGGTAGCCCTCAGTCGTGTGTTTACGGTTCTCTTCGGTCTCGCGCAGATCTTCGTGGGGATCGCCAGCCAGTCGATCGAAAGCAGCGTCGTTGGAAACGTGCTGGCCATCGCCGGCATCTCTACGGGCCTGATTCTCGGGATCTTTTTCCTGGCCACGTTCAGTCAGCGGGCCTCGCAGGCTTCCGCCCTGCTCGGTTTTCTCGTTGGCTTGGCCACCGTGCTCTATGTCGCCTTCATCATCAAGGGCACCGTCGCCTGGCCCTGGTACACGCTCATCGGAGCCACGACCGTCTTCGCAGTGGGAATTGCCACCAGTCGCTTCTTCCCGGCGACTGAGCCTGCAGATTCAGAAACCACCGAATAA
- a CDS encoding thioredoxin domain-containing protein, whose amino-acid sequence MNISSIWHIEKPLRLKPIPSRRIGNRYLIPCLTIVWAGLILSVMGVLWSYQTTPGAVAHSPTQWPTESQTTWNAFRPTLVMFAHPRCPCTRASISELEQIMAYGPERLDARVEFYKPENFPQDWEKTDLWKAAAAIPGVTVNTDLDGQAARLFGATTSGYVALYDTRGELVFHGGITGSRGHTGANRGSSAVLEYLSQGNSERHQTYTFGCPLLGREKTCRQEEKK is encoded by the coding sequence ATGAATATCTCCAGTATCTGGCATATTGAGAAACCACTCCGATTGAAACCTATCCCTTCCAGACGGATCGGGAACCGGTATCTCATTCCCTGTCTGACAATCGTCTGGGCAGGTCTGATTCTGTCCGTGATGGGAGTTCTCTGGAGTTATCAGACCACTCCCGGTGCGGTAGCGCATTCACCGACTCAGTGGCCGACAGAAAGTCAGACCACCTGGAATGCATTCCGTCCCACCCTGGTCATGTTTGCGCACCCCCGCTGCCCCTGTACTCGGGCCAGCATCAGCGAACTGGAACAGATCATGGCTTACGGCCCTGAACGACTGGATGCGCGTGTCGAATTTTATAAGCCGGAGAACTTCCCTCAGGATTGGGAAAAAACAGATCTCTGGAAAGCGGCGGCAGCAATTCCCGGAGTGACCGTCAATACAGACCTGGATGGCCAGGCTGCCCGGCTGTTCGGTGCCACGACCTCCGGATATGTCGCCCTGTATGACACTCGGGGAGAACTGGTCTTCCACGGGGGAATCACCGGATCACGGGGACACACGGGGGCCAATCGCGGCAGCAGTGCAGTTCTTGAATATCTCTCTCAGGGCAACTCAGAGCGGCATCAGACTTACACATTCGGTTGCCCCCTGCTGGGACGGGAAAAGACATGCCGACAGGAGGAAAAGAAATGA
- the murQ gene encoding N-acetylmuramic acid 6-phosphate etherase, which produces MLEHLTTEQRNPASDRIDAMSSLEIVQLMNAEDAGVAAAVAKESETIAAAVDLIAEAFRRGGRLVYIGAGTSGRLGVLDASECPPTFNSPPEQVVGLIAGGRTALTNAVEGAEDHPEFAIADLEELGLSQDDVLVGIATSGRTPYVIAALQYAREQGAAAIAFTCNQENQLADVADLTICPVVGPEVVTGSTRLKAGTATKMVLNMLTTGAMVRIGKTYGNLMVDLRATNKKLIDRSIRILIAFTDLPRDEAETVLEACHGELKTAIVSVKRNVSPERAEELLKQAGGHLRRVLDAAE; this is translated from the coding sequence ATGTTAGAGCATTTAACGACCGAACAACGCAACCCGGCATCCGACAGGATTGATGCCATGAGCAGTCTGGAAATCGTGCAGCTGATGAATGCTGAAGATGCCGGTGTGGCTGCAGCCGTCGCCAAAGAATCGGAAACGATTGCAGCTGCCGTCGATCTGATTGCCGAAGCGTTTCGACGGGGAGGTCGACTGGTTTACATCGGCGCAGGAACCTCGGGGCGACTGGGAGTGCTGGATGCCAGTGAGTGTCCACCTACGTTTAACAGTCCACCCGAACAGGTGGTCGGCTTAATCGCGGGGGGACGAACTGCACTGACGAATGCCGTCGAAGGGGCCGAAGATCATCCCGAGTTTGCGATTGCCGATCTGGAGGAACTGGGGCTCAGTCAGGATGATGTCCTGGTTGGAATCGCCACCAGTGGACGCACGCCGTATGTGATTGCCGCTCTGCAATACGCGCGAGAGCAGGGGGCCGCTGCCATCGCGTTTACCTGTAATCAGGAGAATCAACTGGCGGATGTGGCCGATCTTACCATCTGTCCGGTAGTCGGTCCGGAAGTCGTTACCGGTTCCACGCGTCTCAAGGCGGGGACGGCAACCAAAATGGTGTTGAACATGTTGACGACCGGAGCCATGGTGCGGATTGGAAAAACGTATGGCAACCTGATGGTCGATCTGCGGGCCACGAACAAGAAACTGATCGACCGCTCCATTCGAATATTGATCGCGTTTACCGATCTTCCGCGTGACGAAGCCGAGACGGTGCTGGAAGCCTGCCATGGCGAGTTGAAAACCGCGATCGTGAGCGTGAAACGGAATGTGTCTCCCGAACGTGCGGAGGAACTGCTCAAGCAGGCGGGCGGTCATCTGCGGCGGGTACTGGATGCAGCCGAGTGA